A stretch of the Malus domestica chromosome 08, GDT2T_hap1 genome encodes the following:
- the LOC139198085 gene encoding uncharacterized mitochondrial protein AtMg00810-like yields MLYNHLSEYLTSQGYVNNELCPYVFIKKSHSGFAIVAVYVDDMNLIGTPAELEEITVHLKSKFEMKDLGKTQYCLGLEIEHCSDGILVHQSYYTQKVLRYFNEDKGKPLSAPIPDISVTVNLLAKYSNAPTHRHLNSVKAIFYYFKGTTNLGYFYTHKSSKKAVPPFSSWVDSYRIGYADVGYLFDPHSARSQADYLEGLPSKR; encoded by the exons ATGTTGTATAAtcatctgagtgaatatttgacaagtcagggttatgtgaacaacgaattatgcccatatgtgttcataaagaagtcacactcCGGATTTGCgatcgttgcagtttatgtcgacgacatgaacctcatcggaactccagcagagcttgaggaaattacCGTTCACTTGAAatcgaaatttgagatgaaagatcttgggaaaactcaatATTGTCTCGGCCTGGAAATTGAGCATTgttcagatggaatcctagtacatcaatcgtactacacccaaaaggtgttgcgatattttaatgaggataaagggAAGCCTTTGAGTGCTCCTAT acctgacatctccgtcactgttaatcttttggctaaaTACAGCAATGCACCCACACATAGACACTTGAATAGTGTTAAAGCCATTTTCTACTACTTCAAGGGTACGACGAATTTGGGTTACTTCTACACCCACAAATCCTCCAAAAAAGCCGTTCCCCCCTTCAGTTCTTGGGTTGATTCCTACCGTATTGGTTACGCAGATGTTGGATACCTATTTGACCCACATAGTGCACGTTCTCAAGCGGACTATCTTgaaggtctaccaagcaaacgctag